From the Candidatus Eisenbacteria bacterium genome, the window GTTGACGGTGATGTCCTTGGTGCCGCCCACGCGCTTGAAGGTGCGCCGCTCCAGCACGCGCAGGAGCTTCACCTGGAGCATCGGGCTCATCTCCCCGATCTCGTCCAGGAACAAGGTGCCGCCGTTCGCCAGCTCCATCAGGCCGAGCTTCTGAGCCCGCGCGTCGGTGAAGGCGCCCTTCTCGTGACCGAACAGCTCGCTCTCGAGCAGCTCACGGGGGATCGCGGCGCAGTTGACCTCCACGAAGGGCTTGTCGTGGCGAGCGCTCATGCGATGGATGAGGTTGGCGAAGTATTCCTTTCCAGTGCCGCTCTCTCCGGCGATCAGGACCGTGGTGGTGTCTCCCCGGGCGACTTGCTCCGCGATCGCGTAGACCTCCTGCATGGCGGGGCTCTGTGAATGGAGGTAGTCGGAATCCGAGAACGCGCGGTGACGGAGGCGGCGCAGCTCGATCCACACCTTCTGTGAGTCGACCCCGCGATCCACCAGCGCCAGCAGCTCCTGGTTCTGGAACGGCTTCTTCACGAACCAGAACGCGCCGGCGCTCATCGCTTCGACCGCGGTCTCGACCTCGCCGAAGGCGGTCATCAGGATCACCACCACCTCGGGCTGCAGCTTCTTGATCTCACGCAGCAGCTCGATGCCCGTGCCGTCGGGCAGCTTGAGGTCCAGCAGGACCACGTCCGGCATCGCGGACTCGATCTCGGTGCGCGCCTCGCGCACCGACGCCGAGCTGCGCACGTCGTAACCTTCGTCCTCGAGCGCCTTGCAGACGAAGTGGCGGATCGAGTCCTGGTCGTCGACGACCAGCACCGAGGCCTTGCTCATGGGATCCCTCCATTGGTATCCAGCGGCAGCTCCACGCTGAACGTGGCGCCGCGACCTGGCTCGCTTTGAACCGTCAGGGCGCCACCATGGCGCTTGACGATGTCGTGGCAGATATAGAGACCGAGCCCCGTGCCGCCGGGCTTGGTGGTGAAGAACGGCTCGAAGATGGTCTTCAGGTGCTCCGCGCTGATGCCCGAGCCGTGATCGCGAATGCGGGCGATGACGCTGGGTCCATGCGCGCGACGGCCGCGCGCCGGCGCCAGGCCGATCATGACCTGCACCGTGCCTCCGGCCGGCGAGGCCTCGCCCGCGTTCTTGATGAGGTTGATGAACACCTGCTGGATCTGGTCGGCGTCGTGCGGGACGGGCGGGGTGCCCGGCGTCAGCTCGAGCGCCGGAGTGACGCCGCGCTCCTTGAGCAGCGGCTCGAGCGACTGCAGCGCCCGGCGCACCGCCTCCTCGAGCGGCGCGGCGCGCATCTGGAGCTGGCGCGGATGGGTGATGTCGAACAAGTCCTGCACGATGGCGTCGAGCCGGCGAATCTCGTGGAGCATGAAGTCGACGTGCTCGCGGTGCGTGGCCTGGTCCTGTAGCGCGCGCGCCAGATACTGGACGCCGGCGGCGATGCCGGTGAGGGGATTGCGGATCTCGTGGGCCACGCTGGAGGTGAAGCGGCCGAGCGCGGCCAGGCGGTCCATGGAGCGCGCATGCTCCTCGGCGCGCTTGAGGGGCGTGAGGTCGACGAAGGTGGCGATCGCGCCGTAGACCGCGCGCCGGTCGTTGCGCAGCAGCGACGTCGTGAGCCGCACCGGGATCGGCGAGCCGTCCTTGGCGCGCAGCATGGTCTCCACCCGCACCGCCTCGCGGCCGTTCTCGAGCGTGGCGCGCAACAGGTGGTCGCCATCCTGTCCGAGCACGGCGCCAAAGGGCTGGCCTCGCACGTCGGTTTCGTGGAACCCGAGGAGCTCCTGGGCGGCGCGGTTGAAGGTGAGCACCTCCCCTTTCATGTTCACCGCGACCAGCGCGCTGGCCATGCTGTCGAGCACGTTCATGCGGAAGCGCTCGCTCTTTCGCAGGTCATGCGACAGCCGTGCGT encodes:
- a CDS encoding sigma-54 dependent transcriptional regulator, which translates into the protein MSKASVLVVDDQDSIRHFVCKALEDEGYDVRSSASVREARTEIESAMPDVVLLDLKLPDGTGIELLREIKKLQPEVVVILMTAFGEVETAVEAMSAGAFWFVKKPFQNQELLALVDRGVDSQKVWIELRRLRHRAFSDSDYLHSQSPAMQEVYAIAEQVARGDTTTVLIAGESGTGKEYFANLIHRMSARHDKPFVEVNCAAIPRELLESELFGHEKGAFTDARAQKLGLMELANGGTLFLDEIGEMSPMLQVKLLRVLERRTFKRVGGTKDITVNVRIISATNQDLERMVQEGGFREDLYYRLKVVPIDVPPLRQRREDVLPLARLFMERFSRQFKKPFREISPAAQRVLTEYPWPGNIRELRNLFERTVLLENSVMLEPPHLKIAPRASRVSEASIGQRIDEILVNTVPDGGIPFEPLIEELERALILKASYATKWNQSRTAEILNLKRDKLRYRMKLYQLGPDSPSHDQAA
- a CDS encoding ATP-binding protein, producing the protein MSVSQRGTLRDLLRRVDEVRGLSPALDPDPGPEADDASVLIRTVSELVDELEKSHRRLIETNVQLVSLREVASGLVSALDAGETTRTVARYLARAFGFEHAFLLLVNRENGLLEGTWIHFDGGRERGTWLELPLDGDPGAVPRALWLNRTVLIRDPASHLALVLPEGHALHETMASLGSIACVPLQRHSVAPVGDPHELCGARCILGDITLVAPPPGPAADRWAADREDRQRHCLSCELMPILGVIGMGRGSQAPPLGPADATLLESIALSVAPVVENARLSHDLRKSERFRMNVLDSMASALVAVNMKGEVLTFNRAAQELLGFHETDVRGQPFGAVLGQDGDHLLRATLENGREAVRVETMLRAKDGSPIPVRLTTSLLRNDRRAVYGAIATFVDLTPLKRAEEHARSMDRLAALGRFTSSVAHEIRNPLTGIAAGVQYLARALQDQATHREHVDFMLHEIRRLDAIVQDLFDITHPRQLQMRAAPLEEAVRRALQSLEPLLKERGVTPALELTPGTPPVPHDADQIQQVFINLIKNAGEASPAGGTVQVMIGLAPARGRRAHGPSVIARIRDHGSGISAEHLKTIFEPFFTTKPGGTGLGLYICHDIVKRHGGALTVQSEPGRGATFSVELPLDTNGGIP